A genomic segment from Leopardus geoffroyi isolate Oge1 chromosome A2, O.geoffroyi_Oge1_pat1.0, whole genome shotgun sequence encodes:
- the LOC123606417 gene encoding protein lifeguard 1-like isoform X1 has protein sequence MKMDLEVSEPIDFSSGDHQRLVRKAVDRNVQTKSSASTSSPSSEPQRNHGEPHAKTREPMDSYVVQISEDTTPEFSNSLSHPFSDSSIRRAFIIKVFLILSAQLAVTGAIISVFIFWKGLKAWVLMNAWFTYAILPAFFGVLIVFACCGNLQRQVPVNYILLGVFTVLQGLLLGAVSVFYNAEEVLWATAVTALVTLSLTLFALQTKWDFTMLNGMLFVFLFVLFIYGIFFLFIRSYWLHLLYAGLGTVLFSLYLVMDVQLMVGGRHHHSDLHPEEYVFAALNIYLDIINLFLFILELIGLAR, from the exons at GAAAATGGACTTGGAGGTCAGTGAACCAATAGACTTTAGTTCTGGAGATCATCAGCGTCTGGTTCGGAAAGCAGTAGATAGAAACGTCCAGACCAAGTCTAGTGCCTCCACAAGTTCACCTTCATCTGAGCCACAAAGAAATCATGGAGAACCACATGCAAAGACTAGAGAGCCCATGGATAGCTATGTGGTACAGATTTCAGAGGATACCACCCCAGAGTTCAGCAATAGTTTAAGCCATCCGTTCTCAGATTCATCAATCCGCAGAG CTTTCATTATAAAAGTGTTCCTGATCCTGTCGGCTCAGTTGGCGGTCACTGGGGCGATTATCAGCGTGTTTATTTTCTG GAAGGGTTTAAAAGCTTGGGTGCTCATGAATGCCTGGTTCACCTATGCAATCTT GCCAGCATTTTTTGGTGTACTTATTGTATTTGCTTGTTGTGGGAATCTCCAGCGTCAGGTGCCTGTGAATTACATTCTCCTGGGAGTATTT ACAGTTCTTCAAGGTCTGCTGCTGGGAGCCGTTTCAGT TTTCTATAATGCAGAGGAAGTGCTGTGGGCAACAGCAGTGACTGCTCTGGTGACGTTATCGCTCACTTTATTTGCTCTTCAAACAAAA TGGGATTTCACCATGCTAAATGGGATGCTGTTCGTTTTTCTCTTCGTACTGTTCATCTAtggaattttcttcctcttcatacGCTCATAT TGGTTGCACCTATTGTATGCTGGACTTGGAACTGTACTCTTCTCACTT taCTTGGTGATGGATGTGCAGCTCATGGTGGGAGGGCGCCACCATCACTCTGACCTGCACCCCGAGGAGTATGTTTTTGCTGCCCTGAACATCTACTTGGACATAATcaaccttttcctttttattttggaactGATTGGACTGGCACGGTAG
- the LOC123606417 gene encoding protein lifeguard 1-like isoform X2: MKMDLEVSEPIDFSSGDHQRLVRKAVDRNVQTKSSASTSSPSSEPQRNHGEPHAKTREPMDSYVVQISEDTTPEFSNSLSHPFSDSSIRRAFIIKVFLILSAQLAVTGAIISVFIFWKGLKAWVLMNAWFTYAILPAFFGVLIVFACCGNLQRQVPVNYILLGVFTVLQGLLLGAVSVFYNAEEVLWATAVTALWDFTMLNGMLFVFLFVLFIYGIFFLFIRSYWLHLLYAGLGTVLFSLYLVMDVQLMVGGRHHHSDLHPEEYVFAALNIYLDIINLFLFILELIGLAR, translated from the exons at GAAAATGGACTTGGAGGTCAGTGAACCAATAGACTTTAGTTCTGGAGATCATCAGCGTCTGGTTCGGAAAGCAGTAGATAGAAACGTCCAGACCAAGTCTAGTGCCTCCACAAGTTCACCTTCATCTGAGCCACAAAGAAATCATGGAGAACCACATGCAAAGACTAGAGAGCCCATGGATAGCTATGTGGTACAGATTTCAGAGGATACCACCCCAGAGTTCAGCAATAGTTTAAGCCATCCGTTCTCAGATTCATCAATCCGCAGAG CTTTCATTATAAAAGTGTTCCTGATCCTGTCGGCTCAGTTGGCGGTCACTGGGGCGATTATCAGCGTGTTTATTTTCTG GAAGGGTTTAAAAGCTTGGGTGCTCATGAATGCCTGGTTCACCTATGCAATCTT GCCAGCATTTTTTGGTGTACTTATTGTATTTGCTTGTTGTGGGAATCTCCAGCGTCAGGTGCCTGTGAATTACATTCTCCTGGGAGTATTT ACAGTTCTTCAAGGTCTGCTGCTGGGAGCCGTTTCAGT TTTCTATAATGCAGAGGAAGTGCTGTGGGCAACAGCAGTGACTGCTCTG TGGGATTTCACCATGCTAAATGGGATGCTGTTCGTTTTTCTCTTCGTACTGTTCATCTAtggaattttcttcctcttcatacGCTCATAT TGGTTGCACCTATTGTATGCTGGACTTGGAACTGTACTCTTCTCACTT taCTTGGTGATGGATGTGCAGCTCATGGTGGGAGGGCGCCACCATCACTCTGACCTGCACCCCGAGGAGTATGTTTTTGCTGCCCTGAACATCTACTTGGACATAATcaaccttttcctttttattttggaactGATTGGACTGGCACGGTAG